From the genome of Podospora bellae-mahoneyi strain CBS 112042 chromosome 2, whole genome shotgun sequence:
TATCAGAGGAGAGTTATAGTAAACAAGGCGGACAACTGATCAGTCTGATTCACGGCTTTTCTACCTCTCATGGTGACCCCGTGGTGGCTGCTTTTGCTGAACGCTTGCTGGCCGACGTCACCCGGCCGTTTTACGACATTCTTCGGCGTTGGATATACGACGGTGAGCTATCTGATCCCCATCTGGAGTTCTTCGTCCGCGAACAAAACCCCAACAATGAAAAACAAAACGAGTCCAAGGCCAAGGGCCAAGCTAGTGTGTGGAACTCCAAGTACGAAGTCGTCGACGCCATGGTACCCAGTATCATGACTCCCGACTTTGCCCAAAAGGTCTTTTTGATTGGAAAGtccctcaacttcatccgCCACAGCTGCGGCGACAGCCAGTGGGTCGACGCCTATAGCAAAACCTCGTCAAAGGAGCTCAAGTACGGCGACACGGCCACGCTCGAGAAGTGGATCGACGACGCCTACAAGACCACCATGCAGCGCCTCATGACGCTCATGAACACCCGCTTCCGTCTGTTTGACCACCTCCAAGCCCTGAAGAACTATATCCTTCTCGGCCAGGGCGACTTTATCGCTTTGCTGATGGAATCCCTCGCCGCGAACCTCGACCGCCCAGCTGGCGCACAATACCGCCACACCCTCACTGCCCAGCTGGAACACGCCATCCGCGGCTCCAACGCCCAGTATGATTCTGACGAGGTCCTCCGCCGCCTAGACGCCCGTATGCTTCAACTGAGCCACGGCGATATTGGCTGGGATTGTTTCACGCTCGAATACAAAATTGATGCCCCTGTCGATGTGGTAGTCACCGAATGGGGAAACCGTCAGTACCTCAAAGTCTTCAACTTTCTCTGGCGGATCAAACGCGTCGAGTTTGCTCTGGCATCCACCTGGAGAAAATGCATGACGGGCGCGAGGGGAGTGCTACAATCCAACGACGAGATAGTCCTCCAGACCTGGAAATCCACCAGGGGAACTCTCGCGGAGATGATCCATTTTGTTGGTCAACTGCAATACTACATTTTGTTTGAAGTCATCGAGTCCAGCTGGGGGGAGCTGCAGAAGAACATCCGAAAAGAAGACTGCACCCTGGATGACTTGATCAGGGCTCATACCAAGTacctcacctccatcacccacaaAGGACTTCTCGGTGCCCGCCGGAGACAGCACCACGACGCGCAAAAGGAAGCCGCCTCGTTGGGCCGTGACGCATCAGAAGTTGAAGATCGCAACTCGTACATGGTGCAGCTGTCGCTCCTGCTGCGAAACATGCTCGACTACAGAGACAGCGTGGACGGGTTGTACTCGTGGTCCGTGTCTGACTTTACCCGCAGACAAGAAGTCGACACGGTCTCGCTGCTGCGAAAACACCGGCCCAATTCGGGAGACATGGAGAGTTTTGTCGGGCCGGACGATCCCTTTTTTGGGTCTGccgggggagtgggagggaaTAACAATATTAAGAGCGAGTTCCCTGCGCTGCAGGAACGGCTGAAGCAGTTAGGGGTGAGTTTCAGGCAGAGGCTGCAGATCTTGCTGGGGGATCTGGCGTATCAGCCTGATGTGGACATGCGCTTCCTGGGGGTGTCGATGAACTTTAATGATGTGTATCAGCCGGTTAGGAGGAAGAGTGGGAaggctggggctggggggggtggtgtttcggctggtggtggggagaaacaacaacagcagcagcagcagggaggGAATGTGGGGAATGTGAATGTTTCGTTTTCTGCTTCAAGGGCTTAGGAGGCTGgaaaggaggagagtgagggtTTGAGACCACCGGGGCAGGATAGGAGgaaaggagaggaagaggaggagaaagtAATAGACGTGAAAGCGGATCGGCAGGCTGAtgagaaaggggaagggggaagcgTGGGGAAGACGCCTTCTTCGGGTGGTGTCAAACAGGGCAAAACACCTGTGACGACTGTGAGACCGGTCGAGAGACAACCATGTGGCAAGACTGTAAGTCCGAGCAAGAAAACTCCCAGCCCGGGgaaaggcggaggagggtcATGGCTCCAGACCAGGCCGGCGTGGAAGAGGCCTTGAAAAGGGTTGTATTGTATACTGCGGGCGGCGCGACTAGAGTATCTTGTCATGatttggcgagggtggagggaaaggggtgttCATCTTTGGGAGTTTTGACGGTTAGAGTTATCGGTGTTCTGGTGTGTGTTGAAATGATATATATTTATGACCATAATC
Proteins encoded in this window:
- the SPC98 gene encoding Microtubule-nucleating Tub4p (gamma-tubulin) complex component (COG:Z; EggNog:ENOG503NWMG), whose amino-acid sequence is MSHAPRNRISNAIDSLITHLVPSNPHDDEQTAQERHDACFELVRAIFERPNSPSISADVNHASDLIKRKLIHSNPSQALRFSNLYTRLLSLPVLNQKWAILYLLYQLSDSPDPNEPPPPPRQPAAPHGLTSREPSFRDRELQAQILREQEETQAEAENCQGPLPAEPSFREPASREPNFRESVAQRAAGRATGRSTATAESKTPTPAPPLVSEEEAVNNVFAPGGLKKLPTERPRRNTNAEEARSQPGAVDGSTKKSTRDVSIKSNLLADNSLEFEPSEMGLLRDLPFTLQGLSSTTLPFTRDTVLKLPPTLPLPIVSLLHTLAEPSLLYRGLANFVKSPAKGLLGQSLRAAINNELRSYLTLVATLEAQIRRALSSLDEAAPRGGIGKAGVTLKRCVVWTREATMGLRLMSLISEESYSKQGGQLISLIHGFSTSHGDPVVAAFAERLLADVTRPFYDILRRWIYDGELSDPHLEFFVREQNPNNEKQNESKAKGQASVWNSKYEVVDAMVPSIMTPDFAQKVFLIGKSLNFIRHSCGDSQWVDAYSKTSSKELKYGDTATLEKWIDDAYKTTMQRLMTLMNTRFRLFDHLQALKNYILLGQGDFIALLMESLAANLDRPAGAQYRHTLTAQLEHAIRGSNAQYDSDEVLRRLDARMLQLSHGDIGWDCFTLEYKIDAPVDVVVTEWGNRQYLKVFNFLWRIKRVEFALASTWRKCMTGARGVLQSNDEIVLQTWKSTRGTLAEMIHFVGQLQYYILFEVIESSWGELQKNIRKEDCTLDDLIRAHTKYLTSITHKGLLGARRRQHHDAQKEAASLGRDASEVEDRNSYMVQLSLLLRNMLDYRDSVDGLYSWSVSDFTRRQEVDTVSLLRKHRPNSGDMESFVGPDDPFFGSAGGVGGNNNIKSEFPALQERLKQLGVSFRQRLQILLGDLAYQPDVDMRFLGVSMNFNDVYQPVRRKSGKAGAGGGGVSAGGGEKQQQQQQQGGNVGNVNVSFSASRA